Proteins encoded by one window of Corynebacterium amycolatum:
- a CDS encoding DUF485 domain-containing protein: protein MSATPMPTGRHKPQAAEYRYVQDSAQFQELRSTFRSFAIPMTVAGLVWYIAFVLFATFAPDLMATPVLGNINLGIVLGLLQFVTTFAITWVYINFANKKLEPMQAELREALESGEIAEIVAKKEA from the coding sequence GTGTCCGCAACTCCTATGCCGACAGGCCGGCATAAGCCACAGGCGGCTGAGTACCGCTACGTGCAAGACTCAGCGCAGTTCCAAGAGCTCCGCTCTACATTCCGTTCATTCGCTATCCCGATGACCGTTGCAGGTCTGGTGTGGTACATCGCATTCGTTCTGTTTGCGACGTTTGCGCCGGACCTCATGGCAACTCCCGTACTGGGCAACATCAACCTGGGCATTGTCCTTGGTCTGCTCCAGTTCGTGACCACCTTCGCCATCACTTGGGTGTACATCAACTTCGCCAACAAGAAGCTTGAGCCGATGCAGGCAGAGCTGCGCGAGGCACTGGAAAGCGGAGAAATCGCTGAAATCGTCGCAAAGAAGGAGGCATAG
- the cobF gene encoding precorrin-6A synthase (deacetylating), whose amino-acid sequence MRWLNSSVTREIRPITSRNDAARTQAESPVYSGYVDVDVIGIGAGSPSHITLEAIGALADVDVVFALDKGDAKADLLAARQAIVDKHAPHVELVAVPDPPRDRTPDNYGAVVRDWHQRRAELLADAFVAHLGREGKRRGAFLVWGDPALYDSTLRILQRVRDLGVDVRSRVIPSVTAISALTAAHGECLNQIGKPVLITTGRRLGERAPGTDAVVMLDGGAAWLEHADPEEEILWGAFLGTELETLRRGRVGDVGEEIAELKKELRAEHGWIMDIYLLRSGA is encoded by the coding sequence ATGAGATGGCTGAACAGTTCGGTTACGAGGGAGATCCGACCAATCACTAGTCGAAACGACGCCGCCCGCACTCAGGCTGAGAGCCCTGTATACAGCGGGTATGTCGATGTAGACGTCATCGGAATCGGCGCCGGTAGTCCGAGCCACATTACGCTCGAGGCTATCGGCGCTCTTGCTGATGTCGACGTAGTTTTTGCTCTCGACAAGGGCGATGCCAAAGCGGACTTGTTGGCTGCGCGACAGGCGATCGTCGATAAGCATGCGCCGCATGTCGAACTCGTTGCCGTTCCCGACCCGCCACGTGACCGCACGCCCGATAACTACGGCGCAGTCGTCCGTGACTGGCATCAGCGCCGTGCAGAGCTGCTTGCCGACGCCTTCGTCGCTCACCTCGGACGAGAGGGCAAGCGCCGCGGTGCGTTCTTGGTCTGGGGGGACCCCGCCTTGTACGACTCAACGTTGCGGATTTTGCAGCGCGTCCGCGACCTTGGAGTGGACGTGCGCTCGCGAGTTATCCCCAGTGTGACAGCGATTTCCGCGCTGACCGCAGCGCATGGAGAGTGCCTGAACCAGATTGGTAAGCCGGTGTTGATTACCACTGGTCGGCGCCTGGGGGAGCGCGCGCCTGGTACGGATGCGGTGGTAATGCTCGATGGTGGGGCAGCCTGGCTCGAGCACGCGGACCCGGAGGAAGAGATTCTCTGGGGTGCATTCCTGGGAACGGAGCTGGAGACGCTCCGCCGTGGTCGTGTTGGCGATGTCGGCGAAGAGATTGCGGAGCTGAAAAAGGAGCTACGTGCGGAGCACGGTTGGATTATGGATATCTACCTGCTGCGCTCCGGCGCCTAG
- a CDS encoding sulfurtransferase yields the protein MAVPHDPHPQFQQYAHPERLVSSSWLAARLGSPGLRVVESDEDSLLYDIGHIPGAVRIDWHHDLNDPVRRDYIDAEGFAELMREKGISRDDTVVIYGDKSNWWAAYTLWVFELFGHPDVRLLNGGRDAWMTEERDTSFEVPNYPRTDYPVVERDDRTLRAYFSDTRELIEKAPIIDVRTPEEYAGARTHMVDYPQEGVLRGGHIPTAVNIPWNQSVHPNSRFRDREELEQIYAHVQFEDEAIVYCRIGERSAHTWFVLHHLLGHENVRNYDGSWVEWGNMIGMPIAHGSEPGSL from the coding sequence ATGGCTGTTCCGCACGACCCGCACCCCCAGTTCCAGCAGTACGCCCACCCTGAGCGCCTCGTCTCTAGCTCCTGGCTTGCTGCCCGACTGGGCTCTCCCGGTCTGCGCGTTGTTGAATCCGACGAGGACTCACTGCTCTACGACATTGGACACATTCCGGGCGCGGTTCGCATCGACTGGCATCACGACCTCAACGACCCCGTGCGCCGCGACTATATCGACGCCGAAGGCTTTGCCGAGCTCATGCGCGAGAAGGGTATCTCGCGCGACGACACCGTCGTAATCTACGGCGACAAGTCCAACTGGTGGGCCGCCTACACACTCTGGGTCTTCGAGCTTTTTGGACATCCCGACGTGCGCCTTCTCAACGGTGGCCGCGACGCCTGGATGACTGAAGAACGAGACACCAGCTTCGAGGTCCCTAACTACCCACGCACTGACTACCCTGTCGTCGAGCGCGACGACAGGACATTGCGCGCCTACTTCAGCGATACGCGTGAGCTCATTGAAAAGGCTCCGATTATCGACGTACGCACTCCGGAGGAATATGCCGGTGCGCGAACCCATATGGTCGATTACCCACAGGAAGGCGTCCTGCGAGGTGGCCACATTCCAACCGCGGTAAACATTCCATGGAATCAGTCCGTTCACCCGAACTCGCGTTTCCGCGACCGCGAAGAGCTTGAGCAGATTTACGCGCACGTCCAATTCGAAGATGAGGCGATTGTCTACTGCCGCATAGGCGAGCGCTCCGCGCACACCTGGTTTGTACTGCACCACCTGCTCGGCCACGAGAATGTTCGCAATTACGACGGCTCGTGGGTTGAGTGGGGCAACATGATTGGCATGCCCATCGCCCACGGTTCGGAGCCGGGAAGCCTGTAG
- the gcvT gene encoding glycine cleavage system aminomethyltransferase GcvT, whose product MTDNSGASENNNSFRSALHDEHVSLGAEMRNVGGYEVPFRYSSEIAEHNAVREAVGVFDLSLMGIIRVTGEDAAAFLAHSLISAIKPLALGRAKYTMIVQEDGGIIDDLIIYRLGSHEFMLVQNAAAAEDVYSTLRERVGGYNVQVERMNDKNVLLAIQGPKAAKLLRRLLPQDLHATLDGMNYYSCTLLEVAGVEMIVARTGYTGEDGFEIFPPADRAVEVWRAIIAAGGKVENPEDPADNGADLGLLPCGLACRDTLRLEAGMPLYGYELTRDRTPLEAGLKSIMGPTKGQFIGRNALINRPQSKELLVGLRFSGDEAPKRGTKLIDAEGNEVGVLTSAKVSPTLGYPIGFAYVQRWQSSTGTELTVEGADITATVVPTPFYNRRHRK is encoded by the coding sequence ATGACTGACAATTCTGGCGCTTCTGAGAACAACAATTCTTTCCGTAGCGCCCTGCATGATGAGCACGTAAGCCTTGGCGCAGAAATGCGCAATGTTGGTGGCTACGAAGTGCCGTTCCGCTACTCTTCGGAAATTGCAGAGCACAACGCAGTGCGTGAGGCCGTTGGTGTTTTCGACCTGTCGCTAATGGGTATCATCCGCGTCACTGGTGAGGATGCGGCGGCGTTCCTTGCACACTCCCTGATTTCGGCAATCAAGCCGCTGGCGTTGGGTCGTGCCAAGTACACCATGATTGTGCAGGAAGACGGCGGCATTATTGATGACCTCATCATTTACCGTCTCGGTAGTCACGAATTCATGCTGGTGCAGAATGCCGCAGCCGCTGAAGATGTGTACTCGACGCTGCGCGAGCGCGTTGGTGGCTACAACGTCCAGGTTGAGCGCATGAATGACAAGAATGTGCTCCTGGCCATTCAGGGGCCGAAGGCTGCGAAGCTTCTGCGCCGTCTGCTGCCGCAGGATCTGCACGCGACCCTCGATGGCATGAATTACTACTCTTGCACCCTGCTCGAGGTCGCAGGTGTGGAAATGATTGTCGCCCGAACCGGCTACACCGGTGAGGACGGCTTCGAGATCTTCCCGCCGGCTGACCGCGCCGTCGAAGTCTGGCGTGCAATCATTGCAGCAGGTGGCAAGGTGGAAAATCCGGAGGATCCGGCTGACAACGGCGCTGACCTCGGCCTGCTGCCGTGTGGTCTGGCCTGCCGCGACACCCTACGTCTTGAGGCCGGTATGCCGCTCTATGGCTACGAGCTGACTCGAGACCGCACTCCGCTGGAGGCCGGCCTGAAGTCCATCATGGGGCCGACCAAGGGGCAGTTTATTGGGCGAAATGCCCTGATTAACCGTCCGCAGTCGAAGGAGCTGCTGGTTGGTCTGCGTTTCTCCGGCGATGAAGCTCCGAAGCGTGGCACCAAGCTCATTGATGCGGAAGGTAACGAGGTTGGTGTGCTGACTTCCGCCAAGGTGTCGCCGACTTTGGGCTACCCCATCGGTTTTGCATACGTTCAGCGTTGGCAGTCCTCCACTGGCACTGAGCTAACCGTCGAAGGCGCCGACATTACCGCTACCGTCGTGCCGACGCCGTTCTACAACCGTCGTCACCGCAAGTAG
- a CDS encoding siderophore-interacting protein has protein sequence MADLAKAAPKRKPRKAHEATVIGRRQISPDLVRLSMNSPAFVGKELEFTDHYIKLLFVPEEADYSWPFDIAQIRAEQPRDKLPITRTYTLINLDSETGDFDVDFVTHGDSGLAGPWARVAEVGDKLGFLGPGGAWGPAAEYEHFVLAGDESAAPAISAGLKHLPEGTTATAYIEVEAEDRKFELPTREGVEIHWVLRNGATHGTELSRTVREAGIPEDKETSWFIHGVAEMIKELRRFLFVESEVPKKDVSISGYWRIGMTEDQWQSSKREFNAEVEAEEEKARA, from the coding sequence ATGGCTGACCTAGCTAAAGCAGCACCGAAGCGTAAGCCCCGTAAGGCACATGAGGCAACAGTTATTGGACGTCGCCAGATCTCTCCAGACCTTGTTCGTTTGAGCATGAACTCGCCTGCATTTGTGGGCAAGGAGCTGGAATTTACCGACCATTACATCAAGTTACTGTTTGTGCCAGAGGAAGCTGATTACTCCTGGCCGTTCGATATTGCGCAAATTCGCGCCGAACAGCCGAGAGATAAACTGCCAATCACCCGCACCTACACTCTGATTAATCTGGACTCCGAAACGGGCGACTTCGATGTCGACTTCGTCACCCACGGCGATTCCGGCCTGGCTGGGCCTTGGGCACGGGTAGCTGAAGTCGGAGACAAGCTTGGCTTCTTAGGGCCAGGTGGCGCGTGGGGGCCTGCGGCAGAATATGAACACTTTGTACTCGCCGGCGATGAGTCCGCAGCACCAGCGATCAGCGCCGGACTGAAGCACCTCCCAGAAGGCACGACTGCAACCGCATACATCGAAGTCGAAGCCGAAGATCGCAAGTTTGAGCTCCCAACCCGAGAGGGCGTGGAAATCCATTGGGTTCTCCGCAACGGCGCAACCCACGGCACAGAGCTATCCCGCACGGTGCGCGAGGCGGGTATTCCAGAGGATAAGGAAACTAGCTGGTTCATCCACGGTGTCGCCGAGATGATTAAGGAACTGCGTCGCTTCCTCTTCGTTGAATCTGAGGTCCCGAAGAAGGACGTTTCAATCTCTGGCTATTGGCGTATCGGCATGACTGAAGACCAGTGGCAGTCCTCTAAACGAGAATTCAACGCTGAGGTTGAGGCCGAGGAGGAAAAGGCCAGGGCCTGA
- a CDS encoding IS481 family transposase, producing MEKPAPKTIIETMLATGMTQTEAAQHFGVTTRWIRTLQKRYTEGGIKALTPKSKRPHTNPRATAPDVVDRILQLRYELTNRGTDAGAHTIRWHLEQEDTTPLPATATIHCILKNNGHITPQPQKRPRSSWIRFQADQPNETWQMDYSDWTIAGHQRVVILTILDDHSRYVLHCQAFNSATVTHVIEAFTYTATIHGYPQSTLTDNGRAFTTSNDRTNPARNGFEQLLLDLGIEQKNGKPYHPQTQGKVERFHYTLKLALRNRPQARDIDNLNEQLDGIIDYYNNKRPHRALNRCTPAEAYNALPKAHPRPGNKTYDYRLRTDKVAKNGKTTLRWGGQLRRLYIGRRWAGEPITIMCVDNTADIKITATGQHIAHYTLTSDKIYYNQKDNELNPTPGNKNKGSLET from the coding sequence ATGGAGAAACCAGCTCCGAAAACCATCATCGAAACCATGCTCGCCACCGGCATGACCCAAACCGAAGCAGCCCAACACTTCGGCGTGACAACGCGTTGGATCCGCACATTACAAAAGCGCTACACCGAAGGCGGCATCAAGGCACTGACCCCTAAATCAAAACGCCCTCATACAAATCCACGCGCTACCGCCCCTGACGTAGTCGACCGCATCCTCCAATTACGCTACGAACTAACCAACCGCGGCACCGACGCGGGAGCCCACACCATCCGCTGGCACCTCGAGCAAGAAGACACAACCCCACTGCCAGCAACAGCAACGATCCATTGCATCCTCAAAAACAACGGACACATCACACCCCAACCACAAAAACGTCCCCGCAGCTCATGGATACGATTCCAAGCAGACCAACCCAACGAAACATGGCAAATGGACTACAGCGACTGGACCATCGCCGGCCACCAACGCGTCGTCATCCTTACAATCCTCGACGACCACTCACGCTATGTACTTCACTGCCAAGCCTTTAACAGCGCAACCGTCACCCACGTCATCGAAGCCTTCACCTACACAGCCACCATCCACGGTTACCCACAATCAACCCTGACCGACAATGGACGAGCATTCACAACCAGCAACGACCGCACCAACCCAGCACGCAATGGCTTCGAACAACTCCTCCTAGACCTAGGAATTGAACAGAAAAACGGCAAACCCTACCACCCGCAAACCCAAGGGAAAGTTGAACGATTCCACTACACACTCAAACTGGCACTACGTAACAGACCCCAAGCTAGAGACATCGACAACCTCAACGAACAACTCGATGGCATCATCGACTACTACAACAACAAACGCCCCCACCGAGCACTCAACCGATGTACCCCTGCGGAGGCCTACAACGCTTTACCCAAAGCGCATCCCCGCCCAGGAAACAAGACTTATGACTACCGCCTGCGCACCGACAAAGTCGCCAAAAACGGCAAAACGACACTGCGGTGGGGCGGACAACTCAGACGCCTCTATATCGGACGCCGATGGGCCGGAGAACCCATCACCATCATGTGCGTAGACAACACAGCAGACATCAAAATCACCGCCACGGGGCAACACATAGCCCACTACACACTGACCTCAGACAAGATCTACTACAACCAAAAAGACAACGAACTAAACCCCACCCCGGGCAACAAAAATAAAGGAAGCCTCGAGACATAA
- a CDS encoding solute symporter family protein: protein MLTSFFAADDTAAAGNPILNIAVFVAFIVATMFIVTRVGKGGNKGASDFYTGGAQFSGTQNGLAIAGDYLSAASFLGIVGAIALTGYDGFLYSIGFFVAWLVALLLVAEPLRNVGKFTMADVLSFRLKQRPVRTAAAISTLAVTLFYLIAQMAGAGSLVAVLLNIHDSTQQSIVVAVVGIIMVAYVLIGGMKGTTYVQMIKAVLLVGAVIIMTLIILVGVKGNFSQLLQDAVDMHASSDYIAEKGYEASAILEPGLKYGGSFVQQLDFISLGLALVLGVAGLPHVLMRFYTVPTAKEARKSVTWAIILIGGFYLLTLVLGYGAAALVGPDRITAAPGGANAAAPLLAFEIGGSIFMAVVSAVAFATVLAVVAGLAITASASVGQDLYQAVIRKGQATEAEQVRVSRITVIVLGVVSIILGILAMGQNVAFLVSLAFAVAASANVPTILMSLFWKRFNTAGAVASMYTGVIASLVLIIFSPAVSGSESSMIPSVDFSWFPLTSPGLLAIPLAFLAGIIATYMGKPDNFDDLAAEMEVRSLTGVGTEAAVDH from the coding sequence ATGCTGACCAGTTTCTTTGCTGCAGATGACACTGCAGCAGCAGGTAACCCGATTCTCAACATCGCGGTCTTCGTCGCCTTCATTGTTGCGACCATGTTCATCGTTACTCGCGTGGGCAAGGGCGGAAACAAGGGAGCATCGGACTTCTACACCGGTGGTGCACAGTTCTCCGGTACCCAAAACGGTCTCGCCATTGCAGGTGACTACCTCTCGGCGGCTTCCTTCCTCGGTATCGTCGGCGCCATTGCGCTGACTGGTTACGATGGATTCCTGTACTCCATCGGCTTCTTCGTCGCTTGGCTCGTCGCGCTGCTGCTGGTTGCAGAGCCGCTGCGAAACGTCGGTAAGTTCACCATGGCCGACGTGCTGTCATTCCGTCTTAAGCAGCGTCCGGTCCGTACCGCAGCTGCTATCTCCACTCTCGCAGTGACCCTGTTCTACCTCATCGCGCAGATGGCCGGTGCAGGTTCCCTGGTCGCCGTGCTGCTCAACATTCATGACTCCACTCAGCAGTCCATCGTTGTCGCAGTCGTTGGCATCATCATGGTTGCCTACGTTCTCATCGGTGGCATGAAGGGCACCACTTACGTGCAGATGATTAAGGCCGTCCTGCTGGTCGGTGCTGTCATCATCATGACCCTGATCATTCTGGTGGGTGTTAAGGGCAACTTCTCTCAGCTACTGCAGGACGCAGTGGACATGCACGCGAGCTCGGACTACATCGCCGAGAAGGGCTACGAAGCCTCCGCCATTCTTGAGCCGGGTCTGAAGTACGGCGGCTCCTTCGTCCAGCAGCTGGACTTCATCTCGCTAGGCCTGGCACTGGTTCTCGGTGTTGCTGGTCTGCCTCACGTGCTCATGCGCTTCTACACGGTGCCGACCGCAAAGGAAGCTCGTAAGTCCGTGACTTGGGCAATCATCCTCATCGGTGGCTTCTACCTGTTGACCCTGGTGCTCGGCTACGGTGCTGCTGCGCTCGTCGGCCCGGACCGCATCACGGCCGCGCCGGGCGGAGCCAACGCTGCCGCTCCGCTGCTGGCCTTCGAAATCGGTGGCTCCATCTTCATGGCAGTGGTCTCCGCAGTGGCGTTCGCTACCGTGCTGGCAGTGGTCGCTGGTCTGGCAATTACCGCTTCCGCTTCTGTCGGCCAGGACCTCTACCAGGCCGTGATCCGCAAGGGACAGGCAACGGAAGCCGAGCAGGTTCGCGTCTCCCGCATCACCGTTATCGTGCTGGGTGTTGTCTCCATTATCCTCGGCATCCTGGCCATGGGGCAGAACGTCGCCTTCCTGGTGTCACTGGCCTTCGCAGTGGCCGCATCCGCAAACGTTCCAACCATCCTGATGTCCCTGTTCTGGAAGCGCTTCAACACCGCAGGCGCAGTTGCCTCCATGTACACCGGTGTCATCGCCTCGCTGGTTCTGATTATCTTCTCCCCGGCAGTTTCTGGCAGCGAGTCCTCGATGATTCCGTCCGTTGACTTCTCCTGGTTCCCGCTGACCTCGCCGGGTCTGCTCGCAATCCCGCTGGCGTTCTTGGCTGGCATCATCGCCACCTACATGGGCAAGCCGGATAACTTCGATGACCTGGCAGCTGAGATGGAAGTTCGCTCCCTGACCGGTGTCGGTACCGAGGCTGCGGTTGATCACTAA
- a CDS encoding Cj0069 family protein, which produces MHKNIVVFEIEGGSDKYFDGHRKDTMPIVNAIREAGWSAEVVYYRPEWKDDLYDYVSQNFDGYISRVNPGNIPGGERGYFELLTSLSVAGLVGMSTPGEMMAYGAKDALVKLKDTDLVPSDTAAYYDVEAFHKTFPTSLSYGERVLKQNRGSTGSGIWRVRIADEEVAKNVEPGTPLPLDTKLKCTEAVDNHTETRELGEFMDFCDQYIIGDNGMLVDMRFMPRITEGEIRILLVGPHPVFVVHKKPAEGGDAFSATLFSGAKYTYNKPEEWQDLIDMFAEARPVIAENLGGDNIPLIWTADFMLADGEDGEDTYVLGEINCSCVGFTSELDMGIQELVAQEAIKRVEAANK; this is translated from the coding sequence GTGCATAAGAACATTGTTGTATTCGAGATCGAGGGCGGCTCGGACAAGTACTTCGACGGACACCGCAAGGACACCATGCCAATCGTCAACGCTATCCGCGAAGCCGGTTGGTCCGCTGAGGTCGTCTACTACCGACCAGAGTGGAAGGACGACCTGTACGACTACGTCTCTCAGAACTTCGACGGCTACATCTCCCGCGTTAACCCGGGCAACATCCCGGGTGGTGAGAGGGGCTACTTCGAGCTTCTGACTAGCCTCTCGGTCGCTGGTTTGGTCGGTATGTCCACCCCGGGCGAGATGATGGCCTACGGCGCAAAGGACGCACTGGTCAAGCTCAAGGATACTGACCTGGTTCCGTCTGACACCGCTGCTTACTACGACGTCGAGGCATTCCACAAGACTTTCCCGACTTCCCTGTCCTACGGCGAGCGCGTCCTCAAGCAGAACCGTGGCTCCACCGGGTCCGGCATCTGGCGTGTGCGCATCGCTGACGAAGAGGTTGCTAAGAACGTTGAGCCGGGCACCCCGCTGCCGCTGGACACCAAGCTGAAGTGCACCGAGGCCGTGGACAATCACACCGAGACTCGCGAGCTCGGAGAGTTCATGGATTTCTGTGACCAGTACATCATCGGCGATAACGGCATGCTCGTGGACATGCGCTTCATGCCGCGCATCACCGAAGGCGAAATTCGCATTCTGCTGGTCGGTCCGCACCCGGTCTTCGTGGTTCACAAGAAGCCGGCCGAGGGCGGCGATGCTTTCTCGGCAACCCTGTTCTCCGGTGCGAAGTACACCTACAACAAGCCGGAAGAATGGCAGGACCTCATCGACATGTTTGCTGAGGCTCGCCCGGTCATTGCCGAGAACCTCGGTGGCGACAATATCCCGCTGATCTGGACAGCTGATTTCATGCTGGCAGACGGCGAGGACGGCGAGGACACTTACGTTCTCGGCGAGATCAACTGCTCCTGTGTTGGCTTCACCTCCGAGCTGGATATGGGTATCCAGGAGCTCGTTGCTCAGGAAGCCATCAAGCGCGTTGAGGCTGCTAACAAGTAG
- a CDS encoding RDD family protein — translation MKQRISNRFSVKSNADLFARRSGAWMLDSFLVGIFVAIIVALGKLAWEAATASWALPSPPEFRILYGAIFPVVFFIVRVVAEARGEQTFGKSSFLLHVEPAWKVDSGATPFEAAQPEGTSELESGDDSWRGGWQAAVRNCYLLLMIFLLTDLEPIVRLFFGVLMIWVAVCRWHPFDWLAGKRVVVEKGRSER, via the coding sequence ATGAAACAGCGCATCTCGAATCGATTCTCCGTAAAGAGTAATGCGGATCTGTTCGCTCGACGCAGTGGTGCGTGGATGCTGGATTCGTTCCTTGTAGGAATCTTTGTTGCCATCATTGTGGCACTTGGCAAACTTGCGTGGGAAGCAGCCACGGCGAGCTGGGCGCTGCCGAGCCCGCCAGAGTTCAGAATTTTGTATGGTGCCATTTTCCCAGTTGTCTTTTTCATTGTGCGCGTGGTTGCAGAGGCACGCGGTGAACAGACGTTTGGGAAAAGCTCATTTTTGCTACACGTTGAGCCAGCGTGGAAAGTAGACTCTGGGGCGACTCCGTTCGAAGCCGCTCAGCCAGAGGGAACATCGGAGCTCGAGTCAGGAGACGATTCTTGGCGCGGAGGTTGGCAGGCGGCGGTACGTAATTGCTACCTATTGTTGATGATTTTCTTGCTTACGGATTTGGAGCCAATCGTTAGACTGTTTTTTGGTGTCCTGATGATTTGGGTTGCTGTTTGCCGCTGGCACCCATTCGACTGGTTGGCAGGAAAACGCGTCGTTGTTGAAAAAGGGCGTAGCGAGCGCTAG
- a CDS encoding acetyl/propionyl/methylcrotonyl-CoA carboxylase subunit alpha: MEDFVSEQTTEKITKVLVANRGEIAVRVIRAAKDAGIPSVAVYAEPDADAPFVTMADEAFALGGTTSAESYLVFDKILDAAKKSGANAIHPGYGFLSENGDFAEAVENAGLIWIGPSPESIRALGDKVTARHIALKADAPMAPGTKEPVKDADEVVAFAKEHGLPIAIKAAFGGGGRGMKVAHEMEEVADLYESATREAVAAFGRGECFVERYLDKARHVECQVLADKHGNVVVASTRDCSLQRRFQKLVEEAPAPFLTPEQDERLRQSAKDICREAGYYGAGTVEYLVGADGLINFLEVNTRLQVEHPVTEEITGLDLVREQFRIAEGKELSIKEDPEMHGHAFEFRINGEDAGSNFMPAPGTITKYVEPSGPGVRMDTGIKEGDVIGGQFDSMLAKLIVWGETREEALRRSARALSEYQVEGLATVIPFHRHIVENPAFVGDGEKFDVYTKWIEEEWDNPIAPYDGDSDADTDTVPAQKVVVEIDGRRVEVALPGDLALGGGNAGAKKKSKKKRAGGSKKAASGDAVVAPMQGTVIKVNVEEGQEVSEGDTVVVLEAMKMENPVKAHKDGVVTGLATEAGSGVGKGDVLMELK, from the coding sequence ATGGAGGATTTCGTGTCCGAGCAGACCACTGAAAAAATCACGAAGGTTCTCGTCGCCAACCGTGGCGAGATTGCCGTTCGCGTTATTCGCGCTGCGAAGGACGCAGGCATTCCTTCCGTCGCCGTTTACGCTGAGCCGGATGCGGACGCTCCTTTTGTGACCATGGCGGATGAGGCTTTTGCTCTCGGTGGCACCACTTCCGCTGAGTCCTACCTGGTCTTCGACAAGATTCTGGACGCTGCAAAGAAGTCTGGCGCTAATGCCATCCACCCGGGCTACGGCTTCCTGTCGGAGAACGGCGACTTCGCAGAGGCCGTTGAGAACGCTGGCCTGATTTGGATTGGCCCGTCGCCGGAGTCCATCCGCGCCCTGGGCGACAAGGTCACCGCTCGTCACATCGCGCTGAAGGCTGACGCTCCGATGGCTCCAGGCACCAAGGAACCGGTTAAGGATGCAGACGAGGTCGTCGCGTTCGCTAAGGAGCACGGTCTGCCAATCGCCATTAAGGCTGCTTTCGGTGGCGGCGGTCGCGGCATGAAGGTCGCACACGAGATGGAAGAGGTCGCTGACCTCTACGAGTCCGCTACTCGCGAGGCCGTTGCCGCCTTCGGTCGCGGTGAGTGCTTCGTAGAGCGCTACCTGGACAAGGCACGCCACGTCGAGTGCCAGGTTCTCGCTGATAAGCACGGCAACGTCGTTGTCGCCTCCACCCGTGACTGCTCTCTACAGCGTCGTTTCCAGAAGCTCGTCGAGGAAGCACCTGCTCCGTTCCTGACCCCGGAGCAGGATGAGCGCCTGCGCCAGTCCGCTAAGGACATCTGCCGCGAGGCTGGCTACTACGGTGCTGGCACCGTTGAGTACCTGGTCGGCGCTGACGGCCTGATCAACTTCCTCGAGGTCAACACCCGCCTGCAGGTGGAGCACCCGGTCACCGAGGAAATTACCGGCCTCGATCTGGTCCGTGAGCAGTTCCGCATTGCCGAAGGCAAGGAACTGTCCATCAAGGAAGACCCGGAGATGCACGGTCACGCTTTCGAGTTCCGCATCAATGGCGAGGACGCCGGCAGCAACTTCATGCCGGCTCCGGGCACCATCACCAAGTACGTCGAACCGTCCGGCCCAGGTGTCCGCATGGACACCGGCATCAAGGAGGGCGATGTCATCGGCGGCCAGTTCGACTCCATGCTGGCCAAACTGATTGTTTGGGGCGAGACCCGCGAAGAGGCTCTGCGCCGCTCCGCTCGCGCCCTGTCCGAGTACCAGGTTGAGGGCCTGGCAACGGTCATTCCGTTCCACCGCCACATTGTGGAGAACCCGGCGTTTGTCGGCGATGGCGAGAAGTTTGACGTCTACACCAAGTGGATTGAGGAGGAATGGGACAACCCAATCGCTCCGTACGACGGTGACTCTGACGCTGACACCGACACCGTCCCGGCTCAGAAGGTCGTCGTCGAGATTGACGGTCGCCGCGTCGAGGTAGCCCTGCCAGGCGACCTGGCCCTGGGGGGTGGCAACGCTGGTGCCAAGAAGAAGAGCAAGAAGAAGCGCGCTGGCGGTTCCAAGAAGGCTGCTTCCGGTGACGCTGTGGTTGCTCCGATGCAGGGCACCGTCATTAAGGTCAACGTCGAAGAGGGCCAGGAAGTCTCCGAGGGCGACACCGTGGTTGTCCTTGAGGCCATGAAGATGGAAAACCCAGTCAAGGCTCACAAGGACGGCGTTGTCACTGGTCTGGCTACCGAGGCTGGCTCGGGTGTCGGCAAGGGCGATGTCCTGATGGAACTGAAGTAG